In Aphelocoma coerulescens isolate FSJ_1873_10779 chromosome 3, UR_Acoe_1.0, whole genome shotgun sequence, a single window of DNA contains:
- the LOC138107287 gene encoding trace amine-associated receptor 1-like, with product MYLRIRKNSTCAAYLCGFGTPVRMQLCCESVNSSCIRSSWSNSVRISMYIFMVCIILATVVGNLTVIISISHFKQLHTPTNFLILSMATVDFLLGFFIMPCSMVRSVEHCWYFGEFFCKIHTSTDIMLSTASIFHLSFISIDRYYAVCDPLRYKSKINTFVIVVMVFISWMIPAAFAFGMIFLDLNLRGAEKIYNHVHCAGGCFLIFSETSGIVASVVSFYIPGFVMLYIYRKIYSVAKKQARSIDAISKKKMQFKMKHHISFCRERKAAKTLGIIMGAFLICWTPFFFFTATNPLMNYVIPPVLIDALVWFGYLNSTLNPIVYAFFYMWFRRALKIILFGKVFQQDSSRTHLFSD from the coding sequence ATGTACCTCAGAATTAGGAAAAACAGTACCTGTGCTGCATACCTATGTGGATTTGGGACCCCAGTAAGGATGCAACTGTGCTGTGAGTCCGTAAATAGCTCTTGCATAAGGAGCAGCTGGTCAAACAGTGTCCGTATTTCCATGTACATCTTCATGGTTTGCATTATTCTGGCCACAGTGGTTGGAAATTTGACAGTTATCATCTCAATATCACATTTCAAGCAGCTCCATACACCTACGAATTTCCTGATACTTTCAATGGCTACCGTAGACTTCCTGCTGGGATTCTTCATCATGCCTTGCAGTATGGTGCGCTCTGTTGAGCACTGCTGGTATTTTGGGGAGTTCTTCTGCAAGATCCACACGAGCACGGACATTATGCTGAGCACAGCTTCTATCTTCCATCTTTCCTTCATATCCATTGACCGTTACTATGCTGTGTGTGACCCTTTAAGATACAAATCAAAGATAAATACTTTTGTCATCGTGGTCATGGTGTTCATAAGCTGGATGATccctgctgcttttgcttttggGATGATCTTTCTAGACCTTAACTTGAGAGGCGCAGAAAAGATTTATAATCATGTCCATTGTGCAGGAGGATGCTTTCTCATTTTTAGTGAAACTTCAGGTATTGTGGCCTCCGTAGTGTCTTTTTACATCCCTGGATTTGTCATGCTGTACATCTATAGGAAAATATACTCTGTAGCCAAGAAGCAGGCAAGATCTATTGATGCAATTagcaaaaaaaagatgcaatTTAAAATGAAGCACCACATTTCattctgcagagaaaggaaagctgCTAAGACATTAGGCATAATAATGGGAGCATTTCTCATCTGCTGGACTCCATTCTTCTTCTTTACAGCTACCAATCCACTTATGAATTATGTGATACCACCTGTTCTCATTgatgctttggtttggtttggctaTTTAAATTCTACACTTAACCCAATTGTTTATGCATTTTTTTACATGTGGTTTCGTAGGGCATTGAAGATTATTCTGTTTGGAAAAGTTTTTCAACAGGACTCCTCCAGGACTCATTTGTTTTCAGACTAA